GGTGCAAGCGGAGATGCAACTGCAAGCTTTGGGTTGGTATCCTCAGGGCAACGGCGAGGTCGCTCTAGAGATTACGGGGAGCCAAACGCCACTGCAAGGTATAGAAGTGCTGGAGCGGGGCAAGTTGAAGCAGGTGCAGGGGTTGGCTGTGGTGACAGAGTTACCCGCCCATATCCCGCAGCGCATGGCGAGCCGAGCTTATAACCTGTTACAGCAAGCTCAACTGCGAGCCGACGTGCAACCTCTACGGGCGCGAGGCATTGCTCCTGGAGCAGGGATGTTTCTCACGGCAGAATATCAGCACAGCCGCGCTGGGTTTAGCGGGATTGGCAAAGTTGGATTAGCAGCCGAAAAAGTGGCAGAAATGGCGGTGCAGGAGTTCTTGGCATTTCAAGCGACCGGGGCACCGATTGATGTGCATTTAGCGGATCAGTTGTTGTTGCCTGCGGCTCTAGCGGCAGCACCAAGCCAGTACCGAGTCGCAGAGGTGAGCTTGCACCTGACGACTAACGCTTGGGTAATTGAGCAGTTTGGTTTGGCTCAGGTGGCGATCGCGCCTGACACTCAAATTGTGACTATTACACCCAATCGCTAACCCCAATCGTTAGCCCCAAGCGCTAACCAAGTCCAACCATTTCTCCCCACAGACTGAAGTAGGTTCCGCTACCCCGCCTAACATTCAAGGTAAAGGATGAGCGCGGGAGAACGTGAGATTGTATGAATTATCTAGTGGCAGTTTTACCAGATCGGAACCAGGCAGAAGCCGCTTATACAGCTTTAGAAAAATCAGGCTTACCTCTAAACCAGGTAGATATTCTGGGTAGGGGTTACAAAAGTGCGGATGAGTATGGCTTGATTGACCCCAACGTTCAGGCGAAAAAGGGAGCGACGCGATTAGCCGTTTGGTTAATCCCCTTCGGTTTTGTCGCGGGTTACGCCTTCAACTATTTAACCGGAATTGCCATCTTGCCGATCGCTGCGTTGGGTAATCACATTATTGGTGGCTTACTGGGGGCTGCTTCTGGTGCTTTAGGTGCTTTCTTAGTCGGTGGAGGAGTGGGAGCCTCTGTGGGCAGTGGAGATGCGCTACCCTACCGCAATCGCCTCAATGCTGGGAAATACTTGGTAGTGGTGAAGGGGTCGGAAGAACTCACTCACCAAGCCACCCATGTCCTACGCCAATTTGAACCAGAGAACCTACAAGGTTACGCCGAACTGACAGCAGCTTAGTCGAGAAAAAATTTTGATCAGCGGATAGGCACATAGCCTATCCGCTGATCAGAGGGGTTATTCGCCTGTCTATCTGAAGTAACCTCAACATCAGAAGCAGAACTTGTCCACCGCTGCTCTAACTTAATTTGTTTAGAGATGATATCGACTAGGTAATTGATGCGCTCGAGTGTGGCTCGAATATCATCCAGAGTTTTGATGCGCTCTGCCATCACTTCTTCAAAGGTTCTGTAATTCATACTTGTAAACTAAATCGACTTAATAGAAGCCAGAGAAATATGCCATCTTTGTGGCATATTTCTCTGGCTTCTCCACCCTTCCGGTTGGCTAGATAGCGTTAAAACTTTTAGTACTTTTAAATACAGAAATGTTTGCTGCCCGCTGGCTTAGAGACAATGGGGCTAGAAGGGCAATCGCTAGTTTGTGAGCAAATACCAACAACTGCGTAAAATAAAGGCAAGAAGCGAGACGCAAGTGGAAAATGTATCTGACCTGGCTAGATAGCAACTCTTGGCTGATAGAGATCGGTAGCAAACGTATTCTGCTCGATCCTTGGTTGGTGGGGCCGTTAATGTTTGGCAATATCAACTGGCTGTTTAAAGGCACCCGTCCTCAAGAGCGTCCCATCCCCGATCGCATCGACCTGATTTTGCTATCCCAAGGGTTAGAAGACCACACCCATCCGCCTACACTAAAACAACTCGATCGCAGCATTCCAGTTATCGCTTCTCCCAACGCTGCCAAGGTTGTACGCGAGCTAGGCTACCACCAAGTAACGACGCTGGCACATGGAGAAAGCTTTAATCTAGACAATCAGGTCAGTATCCAAGCGCTGCCCGGATCACCGATTGGCCCTTTTCTGACTGAGAATGCCTATTTCCTCAAGGAACTTACTTCTGAACTCACTCTTTATTACGAGCCTCACGGCTACCACGCCCCCATCCTGATGGAAATGGCACCTGTGGATGTGGTGATTACCCCAGTCATTGACATGAAAGTGCCTGTGTTGGGGCCAATTATTCAAGGGAAAAACAGCGCTTTAGAGTTAGCAGAAGCGGTGAAACCTCAAGTGATGCTACCCACCGCAGCCGGGGGCGATGTCACCTTTGAAGGCGTGCTGATGGCAGTGATCCAAACGATGGGTAGCGCGGATACACTACGGACTCAACTGAGTGCGAAGAACCTGCCAACCCAACTCTTAGAACCAAAACCCGGCGATCGCCTAGAGCTAAAACTCCAACCCAGGGCGATCGCCAAATCGTAATTCTAACGGTGAGTAGAACCATCAGAAAGAGTGGCTCCTTGCAGATTAGCTTTGTGTAGGTTAACCCAGCCCAATTCGGCTCCTAGCAAATTGGCTCCTTGCAGATTGGCTCCACTCAAGTTGGTGCCTCGCAGGTTCGTATAACTGAGATTGGCTCCCTGGAGATTGGCTTTGCTGAGATTGGCCCAAGTGCAGTTGGCTCTAGATAAATCCGCTTCGCTCAAGTTGGCTCTAGACGCATACACTCGGCCCAGATACGCCTGGATTAAGTTGGCCTTGGTGAGGTTGGTTTGATAAAGATGGGCGGTAATCAGTTCAGCGTTGTAGAGAGTAGCGTTGCTGAGATCTGCTTGGCTCAGGTTAGCCCCCATCAAGTTGGCTTCGCTCAAGTTGGCTCGGCTCAAACGCGCTTCACTCAGGTCTGCATCTCGGAGGTTGGCTTCTCGCAAATCCGTGCCAATCAAGTTGGCGTGACTCAAATCAGCTCGCTTGAAGTTAACACTCCGCAAATCCGTGCCGATCAAGTTGGCTTGGCTGAGATTGGCATCGCGCAAATCTGCCTGCATTAGGCTAGCATCAACCAATTCAGCGTTGCACAGGTAAACTTCAACTAGGTCAGCAGCTTGGAGGTTGGCATTGTTCAGAATGGCATGGCTGAGGTTGGCAGCAATCAATTTGGTGTAACTCAGGTCTACCCGCTTCAGATTGACTCCTCGCAAATCTGCGCCTCGGAGGTTAATGCCGCTCAGATCTGCTTCGCTCAAATCTGGTTCTACAGCTTCATTCTGGGTTCTCCACTCCAGCCATCGCACAGCACCCATTTTCAACAGGGCCAAATGTTCTGGATTTGCCATTGAGTGCTTCCTTTACTCCTTGCCTCGATCAGTCGGGTTTTCGCGCCCAGTCACACTTTCAATGGCTCCAAGAGCAGCACTGGAGCCAGCTAGAATGTCTTGCTCGTCTCCACCTAAATACAGCCGTCCAAAACTTCCAAAGGCTTGCACCTCTAGCAATTTAATTCCTGCTGCCTTTTCTGCTTCATTGGCAGCGAGCGCCGCATACCCGGCAGGTTCGACTTCCAGGACATAAAGAGTTTGGCCTGCCAAAATCAGATTGCCCCGCCGAAAGCGGTTGATTAACTGAGTTTGGTGAGCGTCAATATTGCGGATAATTTGACTGGAAACCACCCGTGGCTTCAGGCGATCGCGCTCTTTCGCTCCCAATGCGTCCAGAATCGCCATCCCAGCGGTACGGGTATCTCCTTGATTGCGGGAATGCACTTCTAGCAAGCCATACAAACGCTCAACGATTTGCAAACCAGGACGAACCGAGGTGGCTTTGAGGGCAACGTCTGTAATCCGGTTGATTTCGATACCGGGAGAAATTTCTACCCACAACGAAGTGTCCCCCGGAAGAGGCAAGAACCCAGGCACCACGGTTCCCAAAAATGCCGCATGTTGCGGTTGAATATTGTCTAGATAAACGTAGCTGCGTAGTTCTATACCCAAGGCTAATGCTCAGTGCGGATCAATGCGCTCAGTGTACGGGTAAAAGTATCGCAGCTAATGTGCCATCCTGCTATGGTGCCGCAGACATGACTTGGGCACAAGAGCCGCGATCGCCCCTAAAAAGGCCCGTGGTTCAATCCATTAAAAATCACTTCGTTAATGCGAGTGACTCGACAAGCAGCAATCAGAACCCATGATTCAAGCAGCAACTAGCATCGGTTGAGCCGCAGCAAAGCCTGAAGGCAGGGTTCTCAAACTGACCCAGATTTTATACTCGGATCTCAGACAAGTGATGCACACTTGGCTACCTTGCTCGGCTAAATCCATTGCAAAGGCAAAAGCTTTTTGTCTGCTGCCGACCGGAAATTTTTCCCAGAGGTAGTACAACTCTTTTCCAGAACACATGCCCTCACGAATCTCATCGTCATGCAAAAACTTAAAAGGATGAACCAATTCGTGAGACAGCACCAAGGGCAACATAAAACTTCAGCGAAGAGAATACTCTTATTCTTGCTTAAT
This region of Trichocoleus desertorum NBK24 genomic DNA includes:
- the rtcA gene encoding RNA 3'-terminal phosphate cyclase — protein: MLQIDGSHGEGGGQILRTSLSLAAITGQPIRIDRIRAGRKKPGLAIQHLTAVRAAAKICRAELTGDAVGSTTLEFKPTVSPQPGQYKFDVAETTGAGSAGAITLILQTILLPLALSSGNSHVILRGGTHVPWSPPATYIEQVYLPMVQQMGVQAEMQLQALGWYPQGNGEVALEITGSQTPLQGIEVLERGKLKQVQGLAVVTELPAHIPQRMASRAYNLLQQAQLRADVQPLRARGIAPGAGMFLTAEYQHSRAGFSGIGKVGLAAEKVAEMAVQEFLAFQATGAPIDVHLADQLLLPAALAAAPSQYRVAEVSLHLTTNAWVIEQFGLAQVAIAPDTQIVTITPNR
- a CDS encoding pentapeptide repeat-containing protein, which codes for MANPEHLALLKMGAVRWLEWRTQNEAVEPDLSEADLSGINLRGADLRGVNLKRVDLSYTKLIAANLSHAILNNANLQAADLVEVYLCNAELVDASLMQADLRDANLSQANLIGTDLRSVNFKRADLSHANLIGTDLREANLRDADLSEARLSRANLSEANLMGANLSQADLSNATLYNAELITAHLYQTNLTKANLIQAYLGRVYASRANLSEADLSRANCTWANLSKANLQGANLSYTNLRGTNLSGANLQGANLLGAELGWVNLHKANLQGATLSDGSTHR
- a CDS encoding MBL fold metallo-hydrolase, with product MYLTWLDSNSWLIEIGSKRILLDPWLVGPLMFGNINWLFKGTRPQERPIPDRIDLILLSQGLEDHTHPPTLKQLDRSIPVIASPNAAKVVRELGYHQVTTLAHGESFNLDNQVSIQALPGSPIGPFLTENAYFLKELTSELTLYYEPHGYHAPILMEMAPVDVVITPVIDMKVPVLGPIIQGKNSALELAEAVKPQVMLPTAAGGDVTFEGVLMAVIQTMGSADTLRTQLSAKNLPTQLLEPKPGDRLELKLQPRAIAKS